The following proteins are co-located in the Syntrophobacterales bacterium genome:
- a CDS encoding KamA family radical SAM protein, which translates to MEDESLLEEDAEPPGNRTEHHRQTVRSKDLSINAPLAPFLRGIPAPLAFAEGNSRQRAFRRHFFPHTTKQEWNDWHWQLRNRFRDVKSLEKMLLLSDDERQAFSGISASLPLAITPYYLSLIDPIDPLQPLRRTVVPSARENLRSVGEEDDPLHEDATSPVPGIVHRYPDRVLFLVANACSTYCRYCTRSRIVGRRANSNSIDARWRQGIAYIAAHPEIRDVLLSGGDPLTLADEQLEWLLSNLRRIPHLEIIRIGTKIPAVLPMRITPALVRMLRRYHPLWFSIHMTHPDELTQDAARACERLADAGIPLGSQTVLLAGINDDIETMKKLFQGLLKLRVKPYYLYQCDPIVGSSHFRTPVAKGLEIIRGLRGFTSGYAVPAYVIDAPGGGGKVPLLPEYVAGREDGYLLLRNYEGRLFRYPDHWGDLPDLTALKH; encoded by the coding sequence ATGGAAGACGAGTCACTTTTAGAAGAAGATGCGGAACCTCCAGGCAACCGCACCGAACATCACAGGCAAACGGTCAGAAGCAAAGACCTTTCTATAAACGCCCCGTTGGCCCCTTTCTTGCGGGGTATCCCGGCGCCGCTTGCTTTTGCGGAGGGAAACAGCAGACAAAGGGCCTTCCGCAGGCATTTTTTCCCCCACACAACCAAACAAGAGTGGAATGACTGGCACTGGCAGTTGCGCAACCGCTTCCGCGACGTAAAATCGCTGGAGAAGATGCTTCTTCTGTCCGACGACGAGCGTCAGGCGTTTAGCGGCATTTCCGCCTCTTTACCGCTTGCGATAACACCGTATTACCTGAGCCTAATCGATCCAATTGACCCTCTGCAGCCTTTGCGCCGGACGGTCGTCCCTTCCGCCCGGGAGAATTTGCGAAGCGTCGGAGAGGAAGACGATCCGCTGCACGAGGATGCGACAAGCCCTGTACCGGGCATTGTCCACCGCTACCCCGACCGGGTTTTGTTTCTGGTTGCGAATGCTTGTTCAACCTACTGTCGCTACTGCACGCGCTCACGGATCGTCGGGCGCCGTGCAAACAGCAACTCCATTGACGCTCGCTGGCGGCAGGGGATCGCCTACATAGCCGCGCATCCAGAGATCAGGGATGTACTGCTGTCGGGCGGAGACCCGCTTACATTGGCCGATGAGCAGTTGGAATGGCTCTTGAGCAATCTGCGGCGGATACCCCATCTGGAAATAATCAGAATAGGCACCAAAATCCCGGCGGTTTTGCCGATGCGGATTACGCCGGCGCTGGTAAGGATGCTCAGGCGTTATCATCCGCTGTGGTTCAGCATCCACATGACCCATCCGGACGAGCTGACTCAGGATGCCGCAAGGGCTTGCGAGCGCCTCGCCGATGCGGGCATTCCATTGGGAAGCCAGACCGTGCTCCTGGCCGGGATAAATGACGATATTGAGACGATGAAAAAATTGTTTCAAGGCCTGCTCAAGCTGCGAGTCAAACCGTACTATCTATACCAGTGCGATCCTATTGTCGGTTCGTCCCATTTCCGGACGCCGGTTGCCAAGGGGCTTGAGATAATAAGGGGGCTGCGGGGATTTACCTCCGGCTACGCTGTTCCCGCCTACGTGATCGACGCCCCCGGAGGCGGCGGGAAGGTGCCGCTCCTCCCGGAATATGTCGCTGGTCGCGAAGACGGCTATCTTTTGCTGCGCAATTATGAGGGGCGCCTCTTTCGCTACCCGGATCATTGGGGCGACTTACCCGACTTGACGGCGCTGAAGCATTGA
- a CDS encoding D-alanine--D-alanine ligase produces MKIGITYDLRDDYQAAGFTDEATAEFDSPETIAAIEGALRALGFDTEPIGNIRMLAPRLVAGERWDLVFNIAEGLRGAGREAQIPALLEAWDIPFVFSDPLVLALTLHKGMTKHVIRDLGIPTPDFAVVETGADAEALQMAFPLFAKPVAEGTGKGITAASKISEQKQLVRVCSGLLAKFQQPVLVESFLPGREFTVGIIGTGVNAYVPAVMEVLFTKKAKQDIYSYANKEAWKGRIEYRPGKGEIAAAAANTALAAWRGLGCRDGGRIDLRADADGVPNFIEVNPLAGLRPGHSDLPILCDLAGVSYQELISGIVDSALKRL; encoded by the coding sequence ATGAAAATCGGGATAACCTACGACCTGCGGGATGACTACCAAGCCGCGGGTTTTACGGACGAAGCAACGGCGGAGTTCGACAGTCCGGAGACGATCGCGGCGATCGAGGGGGCTCTGCGGGCCTTGGGCTTTGATACGGAGCCAATCGGCAACATCCGGATGCTTGCCCCGCGGCTGGTGGCCGGAGAGAGGTGGGATTTAGTCTTCAATATCGCCGAGGGGCTCCGGGGAGCCGGTCGGGAGGCGCAGATCCCCGCACTGCTCGAGGCTTGGGATATTCCCTTTGTCTTTTCCGATCCGCTTGTCTTGGCGCTGACGCTGCACAAAGGAATGACCAAGCACGTAATCCGCGACCTCGGGATTCCGACACCGGATTTCGCTGTTGTCGAAACCGGTGCGGATGCAGAGGCGCTGCAAATGGCATTTCCGCTCTTTGCCAAACCGGTCGCCGAAGGCACGGGCAAGGGGATCACCGCCGCCTCGAAAATCAGCGAACAGAAGCAGCTTGTGCGTGTCTGCTCGGGATTGCTGGCAAAATTCCAACAGCCCGTTCTCGTAGAGTCCTTTTTGCCGGGACGGGAATTTACAGTCGGCATTATCGGCACTGGCGTGAACGCGTACGTTCCCGCGGTGATGGAGGTGCTTTTTACTAAAAAGGCAAAACAGGATATCTACTCCTACGCAAACAAGGAAGCGTGGAAAGGGCGTATCGAATATCGCCCGGGTAAGGGTGAAATCGCCGCTGCCGCCGCAAACACGGCCCTTGCAGCCTGGCGCGGGTTAGGCTGTCGCGACGGCGGGCGGATTGACCTGCGCGCCGACGCCGACGGGGTTCCCAATTTCATCGAGGTAAATCCGCTCGCCGGACTGCGGCCAGGGCATTCGGATTTGCCGATTCTCTGCGACCTTGCCGGCGTTTCCTATCAGGAGTTGATATCCGGAATTGTTGACTCCGCGCTGAAGCGTCTGTGA
- a CDS encoding D-alanine--D-alanine ligase: MKIAIMHGEVAKGAGPDEQDGLAEVAFVSEVLARLGHETGAVSVSLNLEESLQQLSNVRPALVFNLVESLSGKGSLIHLAPSLLDALGIPYTGARTEAMFLTSNKLLAKRTLAGAGLPTPPWVSKREKPKMTTGPGIWIVKSLWEHASVGLDEESVFFAAEQTKIIEEMAARKKNLGGSWLAERFIEGREFNVSLIAGDDTTPKFKREDSVGGAVPLPEQGNPLVLPPAEIRFDGYPPGKVRVVGYRAKWEVKSFEYAATTRSFAFPPSDAPLLARLKELALACWRLFELRGYARVDFRVDAAGRPWILEVNANPCLSPGAGFLAAAAQINMSHAEALSRIINDAA; this comes from the coding sequence ATGAAGATAGCGATAATGCACGGGGAAGTTGCAAAAGGGGCGGGTCCGGATGAACAGGATGGGCTCGCCGAGGTTGCGTTCGTCTCCGAAGTTCTGGCCCGGCTCGGGCACGAAACGGGCGCCGTTTCCGTCTCCCTGAACCTTGAAGAGTCCCTGCAGCAGCTGTCCAATGTCAGACCGGCGCTTGTCTTCAATCTGGTTGAGTCGCTCTCGGGCAAGGGCAGTCTGATCCATCTGGCTCCTTCTCTACTCGATGCATTGGGGATTCCCTATACCGGAGCGCGGACGGAGGCAATGTTTCTCACCTCCAATAAACTGCTCGCGAAGAGAACTCTTGCCGGCGCAGGCTTGCCGACGCCGCCCTGGGTTTCCAAAAGGGAAAAACCAAAAATGACGACAGGCCCAGGTATATGGATCGTCAAGTCGCTTTGGGAACACGCCTCGGTGGGCCTGGATGAGGAATCTGTGTTTTTCGCCGCGGAACAAACGAAGATTATCGAGGAGATGGCCGCCCGGAAAAAGAATCTGGGCGGGAGCTGGCTTGCCGAGCGATTCATCGAAGGCCGGGAGTTCAATGTGTCGCTGATAGCCGGAGATGATACAACACCAAAATTTAAAAGGGAAGACTCTGTGGGAGGCGCCGTCCCTCTTCCGGAACAAGGGAATCCGTTGGTTTTGCCGCCGGCGGAGATACGCTTTGATGGCTACCCGCCGGGCAAGGTGCGGGTTGTCGGCTACAGGGCAAAGTGGGAGGTGAAGTCGTTCGAGTATGCTGCAACGACGAGAAGCTTTGCCTTTCCTCCAAGCGACGCCCCGTTGCTGGCGCGCCTGAAGGAACTCGCGCTCGCATGCTGGCGGCTGTTTGAGCTGCGGGGCTACGCCCGTGTTGATTTCCGGGTGGACGCCGCTGGGCGCCCGTGGATTCTGGAGGTGAACGCCAATCCCTGTCTCTCGCCGGGCGCGGGATTTCTCGCAGCCGCGGCCCAAATCAACATGAGCCACGCCGAGGCGCTCTCGCGGATAATCAATGATGCAGCGTGA